In the Pleuronectes platessa chromosome 8, fPlePla1.1, whole genome shotgun sequence genome, one interval contains:
- the LOC128445597 gene encoding protocadherin alpha-8-like, producing the protein MEQRRGIYAWWVAFRFSVMLSCVMRVSAQIKYSVPEEVKVGSIVGNVAKDLGLDITTLDERRFRIVSGTEDSQFEVHQNNGVLYVRKSIDREELCESASPCVVNLKMVAENPMEIHYVAVEIVDVNDHSPSFQEEEHVLEIAESTLPGKRFQLPTAHDPDVGINTVRVYKLNHNEYFSIQIRERGEDKIPFLVLQKSLDREKHNEHNLILTAVDGGNPPRSGTLNVTVIVLDSNDNHPIFTQEVYSVTLPENVKAETSVITLTATDLDEGANGDIEYLFGGKIDRKIYDMFILDKDTGEIRVKGNIDFEQIEVFKLDVHATDKGHLPMSTDCRVIIKVLDENDNTPEIEVTSLSQMVSEDSKPGTVVSLISITDRDAGLNGKVICSLSDNVPFELKPSFQDNMYSLVLKNRLDRELVSHYEIELKATDCGQPPLSTFKTLSIDVSDVNDNNPQFLQNPIELYLVENNVPGNRIFSVTASDKDLNENAALTYNIVRGEGSQVKNAAFLSINSDNGQISALKSFDFEAVKKFKFHVVASDSGTPSLSSNVTVNVFILDQNDNAPVILYPVSSNGSAEGVEEIPRNMNAGHLVTKVRAYDADIGYNGWLLFSLQEVTDHSLFGLDRYTGQIRTLRSFTETDEAEHKLLILVKDNGNVSLSATATVIVKVVEPKEAFAASDVKSSAKADQESDVTFYLMITVGSVSALFLVSIIVLISMQCSKSTDYTSKYLPEPNYDGTLCHSIQYRSGDKRYMLVGPRMSIGSTIAPGSHANTLMLPDRRGTSGEVRHVLISN; encoded by the coding sequence ATGGAACAAAGACGAGGAATATACGCCTGGTGGGTGGCCTTCCGTTTTTCGGTGATGCTGAGCTGCGTGATGCGGGTTTCAGCTCAGATCAAATATTCTGTTCCAGAGGAAGTGAAGGTGGGATCTATTGTTGGAAACGTCGCAAAGGATCTAGGACTCGACATCACTACATTGGATGAAAGACGCTTTCGTATCGTCTCCGGAACAGAAGATTCTCAGTTTGAAGTCCATCAGAACAATGGCGTGTTGTATGTGCGTAAAAGCATCGACCGAGAGGAGCTCTGTGAAAGCGCTTCTCCGTGTGTAGTAAACCTGAAAATGGTCGCGGAGAATCCGATGGAAATACATTATGTGGCAGTGGAAATCGTTGATGTCAATGATCATTCACCAAGTTTTCAGGAGGAAGAACATGTATTAGAAATAGCTGAGTCTACTCTCCCCGGTAAACGCTTCCAATTACCAACAGCGCACGACCCAGATGTTGGCATCAATACAGTACGTGTGTATAAATTAAACCATAACGAATATTTTAGCATACAAataagagagaggggagaggacaaGATACCATTCTTAGTTTTACAAAAGTCTCTAGATCGAGAAAAGCACAATGAGCATAATCTGATACTAACAGCGGTTGATGGTGGAAATCCTCCGAGATCAGGGACTCTTAATGTCACAGTCATAGTCTTAGATTCAAACGATAATCATCCTATATTTACCCAAGAGGTGTATTCAGTAACACTACCTGAAAATGTCAAAGCTGAAACAAGTGTTATTACATTAACTGCAACTGATCTGGATGAAGGTGCAAATGGAGATATTGAATATTTGTTTGGTGGTAAAATTGACCGGAAAATATACGACATGTTTATTTTAGATAAAGACACTGGTGAAATTCGAGTAAAGGGCAATATTGACTTTGAACAGATTGAGGTTTTTAAGTTAGACGTCCATGCCACTGACAAAGGACATCTTCCAATGAGTACTGATTGTAGAGTGATAATCAAAGTTCTGGACGAAAATGACAACACACCCGAGATAGAGGTGACGTCGCTGTCACAGATGGTGTCTGAAGACTCGAAGCCCGGGACAGTGGTTTCTCTCATTAGTATTACTGACAGAGACGCCGGTTTAAACGGTAAAGTCATATGTAGTCTCTCAGATAATGTGCCATTCGAATTAAAACCGTCATTTCAAGATAACATGTACTCGTTAGTTTTGAAAAATCGTTTGGATCGAGAATTAGTGTCACATTATGAAATTGAACTAAAAGCGACAGACTGTGGGCAGCCTCCCCTGTCTACATTCAAAACTCTGAGTATTGACGTATCAGACGTGAATGATAACAACCCTCAGTTTCTGCAGAATCCAATCGAACTTTACCTGGTGGAAAATAACGTGCCAGGAAATAGGATATTTTCCGTGACAGCTTCGGATAAAGACTTGAATGAAAACGCGGCTTTAACTTACAATATTGTAAGAGGGGAAGGTAGTCAAGTTAAAAATGCAGCATTTTTAAGCATTAACTCAGATAATGGACAAATATCAGCGCTGAAGAGTTTCGACTTTGAAGCCGTGAAAAAGTTCAAGTTCCACGTTGTTGCGTCAGATTCCGGAACTCCGTCACTGAGCAGCAACGTCACAGTGAACGTGTTCATTCTGGATCAGAACGACAACGCTCCAGTCATCCTGTATCCAGTCAGCTCCAACGGTTCTGCTGAAGGTGTGGAGGAGATTCCCCGCAATATGAACGCAGGACACTTGGTGACTAAAGTCAGAGCCTATGACGCTGATATAGGATATAACGGCTGGTTACTGTTTTCACTGCAGGAAGTTACTGACCACAGTCTCTTTGGTTTGGACCGCTATACAGGACAGATCAGAACACTTCGCtcattcacagagacagacgaggcTGAGCACAAGCTGCTCATACTGGTCAAAGACAATGGGAACGTGTCACTCTCAGCAACAGCTACTGTCATCGTCAAAGTTGTGGAGCCCAAAGAAGCTTTTGCAGCTTCTGATGTGAAAAGTTCAGCAAAAGCAGATCAGGAGAGTGATGTGACTTTTTACCTGATGATAACTGTGGGCTCAGTTTCAGCTCTTTTTCTCGTCAGTATCATCGTGCTGATTTCAATGCAGTGCTCAAAGTCCACAGACTACACTTCTAAATATCTACCAGAGCCTAATTATGATGGGACACTATGTCACAGCATTCAGTACAGATCTGGAGACAAACGCTACATGTTAGTTGGACCCAGGATGAGTATAGGATCTACTATAGCCCCAGGAAGCCATGCCAACACACTAATGCTGCCTGACAGGAGAGGGACATCTGGAGAGGTAAGACATGTTTTGATTTCGAATTAA
- the LOC128446234 gene encoding protocadherin alpha-8-like has protein sequence MEARAEPRRRNSTGFSFYLALLFFIGKRALAEIRYSIPEEVKDGTVVGNAAKDLGLDINSLFERRFRVVSESKETFFDVNQDNGALYVHKKIDREELCQGSGACLVELKILVENPLEIHYVVVEITDVNDHAPSFPEKHQIFEIGEQTLPGKRFQLHSARDPDAGINSVRTYTLSSNDHFTIDIRQSDEDKIPFLVLKKSLDREQTSKHLLFVTASDGGKPPRSGTLNVSIIVLDTNDNRPVFSQEIYQIEIQENVPVGTSVLKINATDPDEDSGGEIEYNLGKTVKKKVYDIFELDKLTGEIRVKGDVDYEENDVYKLDIEASDKGTPPLTGECRVIIKIKDVNDNPPEIEVTSLSDKVSEDSKPGTVVSLISVRDKDSNINGKMISSIISDVPFQLQPSYKENTYSVITKGFLDREQVSHYEITIQATDGGDPPLSTFKTLSIQVTDVNDNSPQFSQNPLQFYLSENNVAGKSIFSVSATDSDLNDNAAVSYHIVRQGSKNDILSFLNVNPDNGHITALKSFDFETVKTFQFHVVASDSGTPSLSSNVTVNVFILDQNDNAPVILYPVSSNGSAEGVEEIPRNVNAGHLVTKVRAYDADIGYNGWLLFSLQKVTDHSLFGLDRYTGQIRTLRSFTETDEAEHKLLILVKDNGNVSLSATATVIVKVVEPKEAFAASDVKSSSKADEDNNVTFYLMITVGSVSALFLVSIIVLISMQCSKSTDYTSKYLPEPNYDGTLCHSIQYRSGDKRYMLVGPRMSIGSTIAPGSHANTLMLPDRRGISGEVRV, from the coding sequence ATGGAGGCTAGAGCAGAGCCTCGAAGAAGGAACTCCACCGGATTCTCCTTCTATTTGGCTCTACTGTTTTTTATCGGAAAACGAGCTCTGGCAGAAATAAGGTATTCGATTCCAGAGGAGGTAAAAGACGGAACTGTGGTCGGAAATGCTGCGAAGGATCTTGGCCTTGATATCAATTCTCTGTTTGAAAGACGGTTCCGTGTCGTTTCTGAATCTAAGGAGACGTTTTTTGATGTAAACCAGGACAATGGGGCGCTGTACGTTCATAAGAAAATCGACCGAGAGGAGCTCTGTCAGGGCAGTGGTGCTTGTTTAGTAGAGCTTAAGATCCTCGTTGAAAACCCATTGGAAATTCACTACGTGGTTGTAGAAATTACGGATGTGAACGATCACGCTCCCAGTTTTCCTGAAAAACACCAGATATTTGAAATAGGTGAACAAACGCTGCCAGGAAAGCGGTTTCAGCTGCACTCGGCTCGTGACCCGGATGCTGGAATTAACTCGGTTCGCACATACACGTTATCATCAAATGATCACTTCACGATAGATATTCGTCAAAGCGATGAAGACAAAATACCATTTTTAGTGCTGAAAAAGTCACTGGACAGAGAACAAACGAGCAAACACCTGCTTTTTGTTACAGCGAGTGACGGAGGTAAACCTCCGAGATCAGGTACACTTAATGTTTCCATTATTGTTCTTGATACTAATGACAATCGCCCTGTATTCAGTCAGGAGATTTACCAAATTGAAATACAAGAAAATGTTCCAGTCGGTACATcagtattaaaaataaatgcgaCGGATCCTGATGAAGACAGCGGTGGCGAAATTGAATACAACCTTGGAAAAACTGTGAAGAAAAAAGTCTATGATATCTTTGAATTGGATAAATTAACTGGAGAGATCAGAGTAAAGGGAGACGTGGACTATGAAGAAAACGACGTTTATAAACTTGATATTGAGGCATCCGATAAAGGAACACCTCCACTGACAGGTGAGTGTAGAGTCATTATTAAGATTAAAGACGTCAACGACAATCCCCCTGAAATAGAAGTGACGTCACTGTCAGATAAAGTGTCAGAAGACTCAAAACCTGGAACAGTTGTTTCACTTATTAGTGTGCGGGACAAAGACTcaaatataaatggaaaaatGATTTCAAGTATAATATCTGACGTTCCGTTTCAGTTACAGCCGTCGTACAAAGAGAACACTTATTCAGTTATTACTAAGGGATTTTTGGATCGAGAGCAGGTGTCACATTATGAAATAACAATACAAGCTACCGACggtggtgaccctcccttgtccaCCTTTAAAACTCTTAGCATTCAGGTGACAGACGTTAATGACAACAGTCCTCAATTCTCCCAAAACCCATTACAGTTTTATCTGTCAGAAAATAATGTTGCTGGAAAGTCGATTTTCTCTGTGAGCGCCACGGACAGTGATTTAAATGACAATGCAGCTGTTTCCTATCATATTGTCAGACAGGGGAGTAAAAACGATATATTGTCTTTCCTGAATGTAAATCCTGATAATGGACACATCACAGCACTAAAAAGTTTCGACTTTGAAAcggtgaaaactttccagttccACGTTGTAGCGTCAGATTCAGGAACTCCGTCACTGAGCAGCAACGTCACAGTGAACGTGTTCATTCTGGATCAGAACGACAACGCTCCAGTCATCCTGTATCCAGTCAGCTCCAACGGTTCTGCTGAAGGTGTGGAGGAGATTCCCCGCAATGTGAACGCAGGACACTTGGTGACTAAAGTCAGAGCCTATGACGCTGATATAGGATATAACGGCTGGTTACTGTTTTCATTGCAGAAAGTTACTGACCACAGTCTCTTTGGCTTGGACCGCTATACAGGACAGATCAGAACACTTCGCtcattcacagagacagacgaggcTGAGCACAAGCTGCTCATACTGGTCAAAGACAATGGGAACGTGTCACTCTCAGCAACAGCTACTGTCATCGTCAAAGTCGTGGAGCCCAAAGAAGCTTTTGCAGCTTCTGATGTGAAAAGCTCATCAAAAGCAGATGAGGACAATAATGTGACTTTTTACCTGATGATAACTGTGGGCTCAGTTTCAGCTCTTTTTCTCGTCAGTATCATCGTGCTGATCTCAATGCAGTGCTCAAAGTCCACAGACTACACTTCTAAATATCTACCAGAGCCTAATTATGATGGGACACTGTGTCACAGCATCCAGTACAGATCTGGAGACAAACGCTACATGTTAGTTGGTCCCAGGATGAGTATAGGATCTACTATAGCCCCAGGAAGCCATGCCAACACACTAATGCTGCCTGACAGGAGAGGGATATCTGGAGAGGTAAGAGTTtga
- the LOC128445598 gene encoding protocadherin alpha-8-like — protein MGQRRGIYAWWVAFRFSVMLSCVMRVSAQIKYSVPEEVKVGSIVGNVAKDLGLDITSLDERRFRIVSGTEDSQFEVHQNNGVLYVRKSIDREELCESASPCVVNLKMVAENPMEIHYVAVEIVDVNDHSPSFQEEEKILEMFESTVSGKRFQLPTARDPDVGINTVRVYKLNHNEYFSIRERGEDKTPFLVLQKSLDREKHNEHRLILTAVDGGNPPRSGTLNVTVIVLDSNDNHPIFSQELYSVTVPENVKAETSVITVSATDLDEGANGDIEYSFGGELAPKIYDMFIIDKDSGEIRVKGEIDFEKNEVFKLDVHATDKGQPPMSTDCRVIIKVLDENDNKPEIEVTSLSQMVSEDSKPGTVVSLISITDRDAGLNGKVICSLSDNVPFELKPSFQDNMYSLVLKNRLDRELVSHYEIKLTATDCGQPPLSTFKTLSIDVSDVNDNNPQFLQNPIELYLVENNVPGNMIFSVTASDKDLNENAALTYNIVRGEGSQVKNAAFLSINSDNGQISALKSFDFEAVKKFQFHVVASDSGTPSLSSNVTVNVFILDQNDNAPVILYPVSSNGSAEGVEEIPRNVNAGHLVTKVRAYDADIGYNGWLLFSLQEVTDHSLFGLDRYTGQIRTLRSFTETDEAEHKLLILVKDNGNVSLSATATVIVKVVEPKEAFAASDVKSSTKAEEDNNVTFYLMITVGSVSALFLVSIIVLISMQCSKSTDYTSKYLPEPNYDGTLCHSIQYRSGDKRYMLVGPRMSIGSTIAPGSHANTLMLPDRRGISGEVRHVLISN, from the coding sequence ATGGGACAAAGACGAGGAATATACGCCTGGTGGGTGGCCTTCCGTTTTTCGGTGATGCTGAGCTGCGTGATGCGGGTTTCAGCTCAGATCAAATATTCTGTTCCAGAGGAAGTGAAGGTGGGATCTATTGTTGGAAACGTCGCAAAGGATCTAGGACTCGACATCACTTCATTGGATGAAAGGCGCTTTCGTATCGTCTCCGGAACAGAAGATTCTCAGTTTGAAGTCCATCAGAACAATGGCGTGTTGTATGTGCGTAAAAGCATCGACCGAGAGGAGCTCTGTGAAAGCGCTTCGCCGTGTGTAGTAAACCTGAAAATGGTCGCTGAGAATCCAATGGAAATACATTATGTGGCAGTGGAAATCGTTGATGTCAATGATCATTCACCCAGTTttcaggaggaagaaaaaatatTAGAAATGTTTGAGTCTACTGTTTCCGGTAAACGCTTCCAGTTACCAACCGCTCGTGATCCCGATGTTGGCATCAATACAGTACGTGTTTATAAATTAAACCATAACGAATATTTTAGcataagagagagaggagaagacaagACACCATTTCTAGTTTTACAAAAGTCTCTAGATCGGGAAAAGCACAATGAGCACAGACTGATACTCACAGCAGTAGATGGTGGAAATCCACCGAGATCAGGGACTCTTAATGTCACAGTCATAGTCTTAGATTCAAATGATAATCATCCGATATTTAGCCAAGAATTGTATTCCGTAACAGTACCTGAAAATGTCAAAGCTGAAACAAGTGTAATAACAGTAAGTGCAACCGATCTTGATGAAGGTGCAAATGGAGATATTGAATATTCTTTTGGCGGCGAACTTGCCCCGAAAATATATGATATGTTTATTATAGATAAAGACTCTGGTGAAATTCGAGTAAAGGGAGAAATTGACTTTGAGAAGAATGAGGTTTTTAAGTTAGACGTCCATGCCACTGACAAAGGACAACCTCCAATGAGCACTGATTGCAGAGTGATAATCAAAGTTCTGGACGAAAATGACAACAAACCTGAAATAGAGGTGACGTCGCTGTCACAGATGGTGTCTGAGGACTCAAAACCCGGGACGGTGGTTTCTCTGATTAGTATTACTGACAGAGACGCCGGTTTAAACGGTAAAGTCATATGTAGTCTCTCAGATAATGTGCCATTCGAATTAAAACCGTCATTTCAAGATAACATGTACTCGTTAGTTTTGAAAAATCGTTTGGATCGAGAATTAGTGTCACATTATGAAATTAAACTCACAGCAACAGACTGTGGGCAGCCTCCCCTGTCTACATTCAAAACTCTGAGTATTGACGTATCAGACGTGAATGATAACAACCCTCAGTTTCTGCAGAATCCAATCGAACTTTACCTGGTGGAAAATAACGTGCCAGGAAATATGATATTTTCCGTGACAGCTTCGGATAAAGACTTGAATGAAAACGCGGCTTTAACTTATAATATTGTAAGAGGGGAAGGTAGCCAAGTTAAAAATGCAGCATTTTTAAGCATTAACTCAGATAATGGACAAATATCAGCGCTGAAAAGTTTCGACTTTGAAGCCGTGAAAAAGTTCCAGTTCCACGTTGTTGCGTCAGATTCTGGAACTCCGTCACTGAGCAGCAACGTCACAGTGAACGTGTTCATTCTGGATCAGAACGACAACGCTCCAGTCATCCTGTATCCAGTCAGCTCCAACGGTTCTGCTGAAGGTGTGGAGGAGATTCCCCGCAATGTGAACGCAGGACACTTGGTGACTAAAGTCAGAGCCTATGACGCTGATATAGGATATAACGGCTGGTTACTGTTTTCACTGCAGGAAGTTACTGACCACAGTCTCTTTGGTTTGGACCGCTATACAGGACAGATCAGAACACTTCGCtcattcacagagacagacgaggcTGAGCACAAGCTGCTCATACTGGTCAAAGACAATGGGAACGTATCACTCTCTGCAACAGCTACTGTCATCGTCAAAGTTGTGGAGCCCAAAGAAGCTTTTGCAGCTTCTGATGTGAAAAGTTCAACAAAAGCAGAGGAAGACAATAATGTGACTTTTTACCTGATGATAACTGTGGGCTCAGTTTCAGCTCTTTTTCTCGTCAGTATCATCGTGCTGATTTCAATGCAGTGCTCAAAGTCCACAGACTATACTTCTAAATATCTGCCAGAGCCTAATTATGATGGGACACTGTGTCACAGCATCCAGTACAGATCTGGAGACAAACGCTACATGTTAGTTGGACCCAGGATGAGTATAGGATCTACTATAGCCCCAGGAAGCCATGCCAATACACTAATGCTGCCTGACAGGAGAGGGATATCTGGAGAGGTAAGACATGTTTTGATTTCGAATTAA
- the LOC128445595 gene encoding protocadherin alpha-8-like — MGQRRGIYAWWVAFRFSVMLSCVMRVSAQIKYSVPEEVKVGSIVGNVAKDLGLDITSLDERRFRIVSGTEDSQFEVHQNNGVLYVRKSIDREELCESDSPCVVNLKMVAENPMEIHYVAVEIVDVNDHTPSFQEEEHVLEISESTVPGKRFQLPTAHDPDVGINTVRVYKLNHNEYLSIQIRERGEDKIPFLVLQKSLDREKHIELKLILTAVDGGNPPRSGTLNVTVIVLDSNDNHPIFSQEVYSVTLPENVKAETNVITVSATDLDEGANGHIEYVFGGKIDQKIYDMFVLDKDTGEIQVKGDIDFEKNEVFKLDVHATDKGQPPMSTDCRVIIKVLDENDNKPEIEVTSLSQMVSEDSKPGTVVSLISITDRDAGLNGKVICSLSDNVPFELKPSFQDNMYSLVLKNRLDRELVSHYEIELTATDCGQPPLSTFKTLSIDVSDVNDNNPQFLQNPIELYLVENNVPGNMIFSVTASDKDLNENAALTYNIVRGEGSQVKNAAFLSINSDNGQISALKSFDFETVKTFQFHVVASDSGTPSLSSNVTVNVFILDQNDNAPVILYPVSSNGSAEGVEEIPRNVNAGHLVTKVRAYDADIGYNGWLLFSLQEVTDHSLFGLDRYTGQIRTLRSFTETDEAEHKLLILVKDNGNVSLSATATVIVKVVEPKEAFAASDVKSSTKAEEDSNVTFYLMITVGSVSALFLVSIIVLISMQCSKSTDYTSKYLPEPNYDGTLCHSIQYRSGDKRYMLVGPRMSIGSTIAPGSHANTLMLPDRRGMSGEVRA; from the coding sequence ATGGGACAAAGACGAGGAATATACGCCTGGTGGGTGGCCTTCCGTTTTTCGGTGATGCTGAGCTGCGTGATGCGGGTTTCAGCTCAGATCAAATATTCTGTTCCAGAGGAAGTGAAGGTGGGATCTATTGTTGGAAACGTCGCAAAGGATCTAGGACTCGACATCACTTCATTGGATGAAAGACGCTTTCGTATCGTCTCCGGAACAGAAGACTCTCAATTTGAAGTCCATCAGAACAATGGCGTGTTGTATGTGCGTAAAAGCATCGACCGAGAGGAGCTCTGTGAAAGCGATTCGCCGTGTGTAGTAAACCTGAAAATGGTCGCTGAGAATCCGATGGAAATACATTATGTGGCAGTGGAAATCGTTGATGTAAACGACCATACACCAAGTTTTCAGGAGGAAGAACATGTATTAGAAATTTCTGAGTCTACTGTTCCAGGTAAACGCTTCCAATTACCAACAGCGCACGACCCAGATGTTGGCATCAATACAGTACGTGTGTATAAATTAAACCATAACGAATATTTAAGCATACAAataagagagaggggagaggacaaGATACCATTCTTAGTTTTACAAAAGTCTCTAGATCGAGAAAAGCACATTGAGCTCAAACTGATACTGACTGCGGTTGATGGTGGAAATCCACCGAGATCAGGGACTCTTAACGTCACAGTCATAGTCTTAGATTCAAACGATAATCATCCGATATTTAGCCAAGAGGTGTATTCAGTAACACTACCTGAAAATGTCAAAGCTGAAACAAATGTAATTACAGTATCTGCAACTGATCTGGATGAAGGTGCAAATGGACATATTGAATATGTGTTTGGTGGTAAAATTGACCAGAAAATCTACGACATGTTTGTCTTAGATAAAGACACCGGTGAAATTCAAGTGAAGGGAGATATTGACTTTGAGAAGAATGAGGTTTTTAAGTTAGACGTCCATGCCACTGACAAAGGACAACCTCCAATGAGCACTGATTGCAGAGTGATAATCAAAGTTCTGGACGAAAATGACAACAAACCTGAAATAGAGGTGACGTCGCTGTCACAGATGGTGTCTGAAGACTCAAAACCCGGGACAGTGGTTTCTCTGATTAGTATTACTGACAGAGACGCCGGTTTAAATGGTAAAGTCATATGTAGTCTCTCAGATAATGTACCATTCGAATTAAAACCGTCATTTCAAGATAACATGTACTCGTTAGTTCTGAAAAATCGTTTGGATCGAGAATTAGTGTCACATTATGAAATTGAACTAACAGCAACAGACTGTGGGCAGCCTCCCCTGTCTACATTCAAAACTCTGAGTATTGACGTATCAGACGTGAATGATAACAACCCTCAGTTTCTGCAGAATCCAATCGAACTTTACCTGGTGGAAAATAACGTGCCAGGAAATATGATATTTTCCGTGACAGCTTCGGATAAAGACTTGAATGAAAACGCAGCTTTAACTTATAATATTGTAAGAGGGGAAGGTAGCCAAGTTAAAAATGCAGCATTTTTAAGCATTAACTCAGATAATGGACAAATATCAGCGCTGAAGAGTTTCGACTTTGAAACCGTGAAAACCTTCCAGTTCCACGTTGTTGCGTCAGATTCTGGAACTCCGTCACTGAGCAGCAACGTCACAGTGAACGTGTTCATTCTGGATCAGAACGACAACGCTCCAGTCATCCTGTATCCAGTCAGCTCCAACGGTTCTGCTGAAGGTGTGGAGGAGATTCCCCGCAATGTGAACGCAGGACACTTGGTGACTAAAGTCAGAGCCTATGACGCTGATATAGGATATAACGGCTGGTTACTGTTTTCACTGCAGGAAGTTACTGACCACAGTCTCTTTGGTTTGGACCGCTATACAGGACAGATCAGAACACTTCGCtcattcacagagacagacgaggcTGAGCACAAGCTGCTCATACTGGTCAAAGACAATGGGAACGTATCACTCTCAGCAACAGCTACTGTCATCGTCAAAGTTGTGGAGCCCAAAGAAGCTTTTGCAGCTTCTGATGTGAAAAGTTCAACAAAAGCAGAGGAGGATAGTAACGTGACTTTTTACCTGATGATAACTGTGGGCTCAGTTTCAGCTCTTTTTCTCGTCAGTATCATCGTACTGATTTCAATGCAGTGCTCAAAGTCCACAGACTACACTTCTAAATATCTGCCAGAGCCTAATTATGATGGGACACTGTGTCACAGCATCCAGTACAGATCTGGAGACAAACGCTACATGTTAGTTGGACCCAGGATGAGTATAGGATCTACTATAGCCCCAGGAAGCCATGCCAACACACTAATGCTGCCTGACAGGAGGGGGATGTCTGGAGAGGTAAGAGCTtga